CAGGGCCACCGCCCCCGGGGCCAGCAGCAGCACCACGTAGGCCCCGGGCAGGTCGGCGCACCGGCACAGGAGAATCAGATTGTACACGGGGATCAGGTACCGGGGGTAGCTGTCCCGGCGGAACTTCCTCCCCACCCGGTAGAGCACGTAGGCGAAGAGGGCGTAGACCCCCAGGCCCAGGCTCAGGGCCGACAGGGCCAGCCACACCGCCACCCCCGCAAGGCCCCACAGGCAGCCCATGGCTTCCATCCCCTTCTCTCCCTCCCCGGTCCCCTACCGGGGCCCCTCTCCGGCCTCCACCAGTCGGCGAAGGACCGCCTCCAGCTCCCGAAGCTTCTGGCCGTAGGCGGCCCAATCCCCGGCGCGGGAGGCCTGCTGGGCCTGCTCAAAGAGTTCCTGGGCCTTCCGGGCCAGGTCCTTCGTCCCCGGGGACGGGACCCCCCCCTCCCCTTCGGGGCGGGGCTCCGCCTCCCGGACCGCCGGGGCCGCCGGGGGCCGCCTCTTCGCGGCCTTGCCGCCCCCCAGCACGTCCTCCCCCACCAGCAGGGTCAGGGCCTCCCGGAAGGTCTCCGCCCAGACCACCCGTCCTCCCGTGGAGAGGATCACCCGCTTGAGTTCCGGCAGCTCCCCCCGCTCCGCCTTCAGGTACAGGGGCTGGACGTAGAGCAGGGACTTGCCGATGGGCACCACCAGCAGGTCTCCCCGGATCACGTCGGAGCCCCGCTGGCTCCACAGGGACATCTGGGCGGAGATCTCCGGGTTCTGGTCGATGAGGGCCTCGATCTGCGGGGGCCCGAAGATGAGCTTCTGCTTCGGGAACTGGTACACCACCAGCTCCCCGTAGTGCTCCGGGTCGCACCGTCCCGCCATCCAGCCGATGAGGTTGCTCCGCCCCACGGGCATGAAGGGCACGATGAGGGCGAACTCCGGCTTTTCCTTCCCCAACAGCTTCATGGTGACGTAGTTGGGGGAGAGGCGCTTCTCCCGGCCCGCCGGGGACACCTCCCACACGTCCTCCTTGTTGTAGTAGGTGTTGGTGTCCGTCATGTGGTAGACCCGGTACAGCTCGCTCTGCACCTCGAAGAGCCCCTCGGGGTAGCGCAGGTGGGCCCGCAGCCCCTCGGGCATCTCCGAGACGGGGCGGAAGAGCCCCGGGAAGACCCGGGCCCAGGTGGCCGCCAGGGGATCGGCGGGATCCATCAGGTAGAACCGCACCGTGCCGTCGTAGGCGTCCAGGGTGATCTTCACGCTGTTGCGCAGGTAGTTCACCCCGTTGAGCCCCTCCAGGGAGGGGTCCTCGATGGCCAGGGGCTTGGAGTAGGGGATCCGGTCCGTGGCGGTGTAGGCGTCCTGCACCCAGAGGATGCGCCCCCCCAGCACCACCGGATAGGGGTCGTCGTCGTAGGCCAGGAAGGGGGCCATCTCCCGCAGAACCTCCCCCAGGCTTCGGCGGAAGAGGACGCGGCTGTCCGGACGCAGGGAGCCCGTGAAGAGGATCTCCGTGTCCCGGAAGCGCAGGGCAAAGAGCAGCCGCCGCCACAGGGACCCCAGGGGCACCCCTCCGGTCCCCTCATAGGTGCTCCGGGCGTTGGCATCCCCCATGGGGTAGTCGAACTCCTTCACCTCCGTCCGCACCAGGGCGTAGGTGTTGGTCTTCTCCCCGAAGTAGACCTGGGGACGGCGGATGTCCAGGGAGACGGAGGCCTTGGGGGGCAGGTCCTTCACGAAGAGCACCGGCATCCCCCCGGGGGCCACCTCGTTCACCGGGTTCATCACCACCCCGAAACCGTGGGTGAACTCCAGGTGCCGGTTCACCCAGGTGGGGTTCTGGAGCTGACTGCTGTCCAGCTCCCGCACGGAGAGCATCACCTGCCGATGGACTCCCGACTCGTCGAAGTTATAGCGGTCGATGTCCACGTCGGAGAAGTCGTAGTAGGAGCGGATCTCCTGAAGCTGCTTGTAGGTCCGCAGCAGCGGGCCGTAGTCCCAGAGGCGGATGTTCCGCACCGTGTCCAGATCCGC
The sequence above is drawn from the Aminomonas paucivorans DSM 12260 genome and encodes:
- a CDS encoding UPF0182 family membrane protein; the encoded protein is MTFRDWFPRGAQEWIPGQGDNEGEEILESTPPPPRRPFRLGKLPLLAGAALVLFSGLPWLARWVTDLWWFRSLGQETVFWTRILPQWGLFAVALVASSAFTFLNWRLAVSRGFADLPGPHPAGRWILGASLVLGVLNGLGTRGAWGLVLRFLHAQPFGTADPVFHRDLGFYVFSLPFWRFAQGWFSGLLLTTLAGCLLVYFLGRSVQLLEGRPWVSPAVRGHLAVLGASLLLLWGAGWWLDRYDLLLSPGGIVFGAGYVDLHVKLPALYLNVGAAAVAAVLLAVNLFRPLWRPSLVALAVLLGAGWIAGVVVPGIVQQYVVKPNEYEMEKPYLRFHMDATLKAYGLDRIRALSVTPSGETTPEDLRADLDTVRNIRLWDYGPLLRTYKQLQEIRSYYDFSDVDIDRYNFDESGVHRQVMLSVRELDSSQLQNPTWVNRHLEFTHGFGVVMNPVNEVAPGGMPVLFVKDLPPKASVSLDIRRPQVYFGEKTNTYALVRTEVKEFDYPMGDANARSTYEGTGGVPLGSLWRRLLFALRFRDTEILFTGSLRPDSRVLFRRSLGEVLREMAPFLAYDDDPYPVVLGGRILWVQDAYTATDRIPYSKPLAIEDPSLEGLNGVNYLRNSVKITLDAYDGTVRFYLMDPADPLAATWARVFPGLFRPVSEMPEGLRAHLRYPEGLFEVQSELYRVYHMTDTNTYYNKEDVWEVSPAGREKRLSPNYVTMKLLGKEKPEFALIVPFMPVGRSNLIGWMAGRCDPEHYGELVVYQFPKQKLIFGPPQIEALIDQNPEISAQMSLWSQRGSDVIRGDLLVVPIGKSLLYVQPLYLKAERGELPELKRVILSTGGRVVWAETFREALTLLVGEDVLGGGKAAKRRPPAAPAVREAEPRPEGEGGVPSPGTKDLARKAQELFEQAQQASRAGDWAAYGQKLRELEAVLRRLVEAGEGPR